A genome region from Nocardioides cynanchi includes the following:
- a CDS encoding FhaA domain-containing protein, whose translation MSGLQKFEQRLEQLVSGAFAKAFRSAVQPVEISAALQRECDNNAQILSRQRRMVPNDFHVELSQSDLDRLSPYDSALVSELTTQLQEYAEKQSYVFSGPVALAFESADDLTIGRFRVRSRAHAAVVSNATHTQVRRARAYLEVNGTRHPLQPPGLVVGRGNEADLRINDPGVSRRHVQFTVDESPDAGVAIEVSDLGSTNGMLVDGHRVARAALHDGSEVKVGRTTLTVRVVEEDVDV comes from the coding sequence GTGAGCGGTCTGCAGAAATTCGAGCAGCGACTCGAGCAACTGGTCTCCGGGGCCTTCGCCAAGGCCTTCCGCAGCGCCGTTCAGCCGGTCGAGATCTCGGCCGCCCTCCAGCGCGAGTGCGACAACAACGCCCAGATCCTCTCCCGGCAGCGCCGGATGGTCCCCAACGACTTCCATGTCGAGCTCTCCCAGTCCGACCTCGACCGGCTCTCGCCGTACGACTCGGCCCTGGTCAGCGAGCTCACCACCCAGCTGCAGGAGTACGCCGAGAAGCAGAGCTACGTATTCTCCGGCCCGGTCGCCCTCGCCTTCGAGTCGGCCGACGACCTCACCATCGGCCGCTTCCGCGTCCGGAGCCGCGCTCACGCGGCGGTGGTCAGCAACGCCACCCACACCCAGGTACGCCGGGCCCGGGCCTATCTCGAGGTCAACGGCACCCGGCACCCGCTCCAGCCACCAGGCCTGGTCGTCGGACGCGGCAACGAGGCCGACCTGCGGATCAACGACCCGGGCGTGAGCCGACGTCACGTCCAGTTCACGGTGGACGAGTCGCCCGACGCCGGAGTCGCGATCGAGGTCTCGGATCTCGGCTCGACCAACGGCATGCTGGTCGACGGGCACCGGGTCGCCCGGGCCGCGCTCCACGACGGCTCCGAGGTCAAGGTCGGGCGGACGACGCTGACGGTGCGGGTCGTCGAGGAGGACGTCGATGTCTGA
- a CDS encoding DedA family protein encodes MLQKVIDTLLGVPPALALLIIAALVFGEAALFFGFVIPGETAVVYGGVLAAAGKVSVVIVLLVVIAAAIIGDSVGFEVGRKLGPRLTRAPVLRNHEDRIEAAQAYLRRRGGRAVVMGRFTAFLRAVMPALAGASRMEYRRFLAFNAAGGVLWGSACVLLGYFAAHSISRVTHYLGLTSAAIVVVIVLGLLWAWHRRTRDA; translated from the coding sequence ATGCTCCAGAAGGTCATCGACACGCTGCTCGGCGTGCCCCCCGCCCTGGCCCTGCTGATCATCGCGGCCCTGGTCTTCGGCGAGGCCGCGCTCTTCTTCGGGTTCGTGATCCCCGGTGAGACGGCCGTGGTGTACGGCGGGGTGCTGGCCGCCGCGGGCAAGGTCTCGGTGGTGATCGTGCTGCTGGTGGTGATCGCCGCCGCGATCATCGGTGACAGCGTCGGCTTCGAGGTCGGCCGCAAGCTCGGCCCCCGCCTGACCAGGGCCCCGGTGCTGCGCAACCACGAGGATCGGATCGAGGCGGCGCAGGCCTATCTGCGCCGCCGCGGCGGGCGGGCGGTGGTGATGGGGCGCTTCACGGCGTTCCTGCGGGCCGTGATGCCGGCGCTGGCCGGGGCGAGCCGGATGGAGTACCGCCGGTTCCTCGCCTTCAACGCCGCGGGCGGCGTGCTCTGGGGCAGCGCCTGCGTCCTGCTCGGCTACTTCGCCGCACACTCGATCAGCCGGGTCACCCACTACCTCGGGCTGACCAGCGCCGCGATCGTGGTGGTGATCGTGCTCGGCCTGCTCTGGGCGTGGCACCGCCGGACCCGCGATGCCTGA
- a CDS encoding chorismate-binding protein, whose translation MARPDVRPLPLTGTPTDVLRRLRGAPGLVALVGDWCGGGAVLAWEPAEVRSADGDPFDLPLPPITDAGAARFGCGWVALWGYQLNRLLEAVPPPPPRPDAQADHWCARYDWVIRYDAGQGAWAFETVLEPDQATAARDRALARLASGSPEPRPYAFTTFVMDGGGPEAYRAAVAEARKLIHRGDIFQANICTRLVSRLDGDPLDAFCDGVALLAPAYAAYVDAGERQVVSLSPELFLRREAREVVTRPIKGTAPAGQDPGVLAHSAKDRAENVMIVDLMRNDLGRVCEVGSVRVPRLALAEEGAGVRHLVSEVRGTLPPETTDAELLRATFPPGSVTGAPKVRAMEVIHELEATGRELYTGSIGYLSPVAGLEASVVIRTFEIADGRCWIGVGCGIVADSDPDAEVAEAFTKVDPLLAAVGASRTAYPPAPTLDAAPGHSTPPRPVGSPPDAPDVGKGLLETVLVRDGVAVDLSAHLDRLGDSALGLYGEHVDRAPLEHAVRRAAAGRAGPARLRVTWSPADRRAHVAAHEIDPPRLEPRTLAVAGLTGGLGAHKWTDRRLVDRLRAEAGTDDVLLVDEAGRLLECGTANVFLVLEGEVVTPPTDGRILPGVTRAHVLDLLHRRGVPVAERPVALAELPRAREIFTASSIRGVQPVVAIGGIGVWPAGRTTRWLHGTLARPWSGDVITTPDEPTTRRTDAHVLILDNYDSFTYNLAQRLRGLGAVVDVVRNDHIDVATLETGAGDGSFTHLVISPGPGTPDDAGVSVAAVRALGAHTPVLGVCLGHQCIGQAYGARVVRAPWPVHGQPSLLHHDGRGIYTGLDGPLVAGRYHSLVLADLPRALLATAFSGDGTLMGVRHRSHPVEGTQVHPESILTPQGSRLLQTFLTAPRPSRALTRRTAERISKN comes from the coding sequence ATGGCCCGACCCGACGTCCGTCCGCTGCCCCTCACCGGGACGCCGACCGACGTGCTGCGCCGCCTGCGTGGCGCACCGGGACTGGTCGCCCTGGTCGGGGACTGGTGCGGCGGTGGCGCGGTCCTGGCCTGGGAGCCGGCCGAGGTCCGGTCGGCCGACGGCGACCCCTTCGACCTTCCCCTACCGCCGATCACCGACGCCGGCGCGGCCCGGTTCGGCTGCGGCTGGGTCGCCCTGTGGGGCTACCAGCTCAACCGCCTGCTGGAGGCGGTGCCCCCTCCACCGCCGCGGCCCGACGCGCAGGCCGACCACTGGTGCGCGCGCTACGACTGGGTGATCCGGTACGACGCCGGGCAGGGTGCCTGGGCCTTCGAGACGGTGCTGGAGCCCGACCAGGCGACGGCAGCCCGGGACCGCGCGCTGGCCCGGCTGGCGAGCGGGTCGCCCGAGCCCCGCCCCTACGCGTTCACGACGTTCGTCATGGACGGTGGTGGCCCCGAGGCCTACCGGGCCGCGGTCGCCGAGGCGCGCAAGCTCATCCACCGCGGCGACATCTTCCAGGCCAACATCTGCACCCGGTTGGTCTCGCGGCTCGACGGCGACCCGCTCGACGCCTTCTGCGACGGGGTCGCCCTGCTCGCCCCGGCGTACGCCGCCTACGTCGACGCCGGTGAGCGCCAGGTCGTGAGCCTCTCGCCGGAGCTGTTCCTGCGCCGGGAGGCCCGCGAGGTCGTCACCCGGCCGATCAAGGGCACCGCGCCGGCCGGGCAGGACCCCGGCGTCCTGGCGCACTCGGCCAAGGACCGCGCCGAGAACGTGATGATCGTCGACCTGATGCGCAACGACCTCGGTCGGGTCTGCGAGGTGGGCTCGGTCCGGGTGCCACGGCTGGCGCTGGCCGAGGAGGGGGCCGGGGTGCGGCACCTGGTCTCCGAGGTCCGCGGGACGCTCCCTCCCGAGACGACCGACGCCGAGCTGCTGCGCGCGACCTTCCCGCCCGGATCGGTGACGGGGGCTCCCAAGGTGCGGGCGATGGAGGTCATCCACGAGCTCGAGGCGACAGGGCGCGAGCTGTACACCGGCTCGATCGGCTACCTCAGCCCGGTGGCGGGACTCGAGGCCAGCGTGGTGATCCGCACCTTCGAGATCGCCGACGGTCGGTGCTGGATCGGCGTGGGCTGCGGCATCGTCGCCGACTCCGACCCGGACGCCGAGGTCGCCGAGGCGTTCACCAAGGTCGACCCCCTGCTGGCCGCGGTGGGCGCGTCGCGCACCGCGTACCCGCCTGCTCCAACCCTCGATGCGGCGCCCGGTCACTCGACACCTCCCCGGCCGGTCGGGTCGCCGCCGGACGCTCCCGACGTCGGGAAGGGACTGCTCGAGACGGTGCTGGTCCGCGACGGGGTGGCGGTCGACCTGTCCGCGCATCTGGACCGGCTCGGCGACTCGGCGCTCGGGCTCTACGGCGAGCACGTCGACCGCGCACCGCTCGAGCACGCCGTACGACGTGCCGCGGCCGGGCGTGCGGGCCCGGCCCGGCTGAGGGTCACGTGGTCCCCCGCCGACAGGCGAGCGCACGTGGCGGCGCACGAGATCGACCCGCCGCGACTCGAGCCGCGGACGCTGGCGGTGGCCGGGCTGACCGGTGGCCTGGGCGCGCACAAGTGGACCGACCGCCGGCTGGTCGACCGGCTCCGCGCCGAGGCCGGCACCGACGACGTCCTGCTCGTCGACGAGGCCGGGCGGCTGCTGGAGTGCGGCACCGCCAACGTGTTCCTGGTCCTCGAGGGCGAGGTGGTGACCCCACCGACGGACGGGCGGATCCTGCCGGGCGTGACCCGCGCGCACGTCCTCGACCTGCTCCACCGGCGCGGCGTCCCGGTCGCCGAGCGCCCGGTCGCCCTGGCCGAGCTGCCCCGCGCCCGCGAGATCTTCACGGCCAGCTCGATCCGCGGCGTTCAGCCGGTGGTCGCGATCGGCGGGATCGGCGTCTGGCCGGCCGGGCGCACCACCCGCTGGCTGCACGGGACCCTCGCCCGGCCGTGGTCCGGCGACGTGATCACGACTCCCGACGAGCCGACCACGCGTCGTACCGACGCGCACGTCCTGATCCTCGACAACTACGACTCGTTCACCTACAACCTCGCCCAGCGGCTGCGCGGTCTGGGGGCCGTGGTCGACGTGGTCCGCAACGACCACATCGACGTGGCCACCCTGGAGACGGGTGCCGGTGACGGGTCCTTCACCCACCTGGTGATCTCACCCGGGCCCGGCACCCCCGACGACGCGGGCGTCAGCGTCGCCGCCGTGCGCGCGCTGGGTGCCCACACGCCGGTGCTCGGCGTCTGCCTCGGCCATCAGTGCATCGGGCAGGCGTACGGCGCGCGGGTGGTCCGGGCGCCGTGGCCCGTGCACGGCCAGCCCTCGTTGCTGCACCACGACGGCCGGGGGATCTACACCGGCCTGGACGGGCCGCTCGTCGCCGGCCGCTACCACTCGCTGGTGCTCGCCGACCTGCCGCGCGCGCTCCTGGCGACGGCGTTCAGCGGGGACGGCACGCTGATGGGGGTGCGCCACCGCTCGCACCCGGTCGAGGGCACCCAGGTGCACCCCGAGTCGATCCTGACGCCGCAGGGGAGCCGGCTGCTGCAGACGTTTTTGACCGCTCCGCGCCCCTCGCGGGCCCTAACTCGTCGTACGGCGGAAAGAATCTCGAAAAATTAG
- a CDS encoding MFS transporter, giving the protein MPEQATAPPGSRAWAGWRTVVWLGVVSLLVDLVYEGARSITGPFLASLGASALTVGLVTGAGEAAALGFRLFSGPAADRTGRYWSWMVVGYALTALCVPLMALAPALGAAGLVFGSAMVLLERTGKAVRSPAKSVLLAVAATDVGRGRGFGVHKALDQTGAFLGPLVVAAVIASTGHTWAALAVLAVPGAVALGVLAWMHRHVGDPVRGPAHESQRLEALPGTFYVYAVACALTTVGLMTFGVISFHLVHEHLVGFALVPVVYAAAMGAEAVASLGTGFAYDRVGAGTLLVLPVVVAAVPVLVFTDRVGLAVGGVLLWGLATGVQDSTVKALVADLVPQARLGTAYGAFAAFQAVAALGGGVLAGWLYDVQRSALIGVIGAAQAVALVLLVAVLRHRRRFGG; this is encoded by the coding sequence ATGCCTGAGCAGGCCACCGCACCCCCCGGCTCGCGGGCCTGGGCCGGCTGGCGGACCGTGGTCTGGCTCGGCGTGGTCAGCCTGCTGGTCGACCTGGTCTACGAGGGTGCCCGCTCGATCACCGGCCCCTTCCTGGCCTCGCTCGGCGCGTCGGCGCTGACGGTCGGTCTGGTGACCGGGGCGGGCGAGGCCGCCGCGCTGGGCTTCCGGCTCTTCTCCGGGCCCGCCGCCGACCGGACCGGTCGCTACTGGTCGTGGATGGTCGTCGGCTACGCGCTGACCGCGCTGTGCGTTCCCCTGATGGCCCTCGCCCCGGCGCTCGGTGCGGCCGGCCTGGTGTTCGGCTCCGCGATGGTGCTGCTCGAGCGCACCGGCAAGGCCGTCCGCAGCCCTGCCAAGTCGGTGCTCCTCGCCGTGGCGGCGACCGACGTGGGCCGGGGCCGCGGCTTCGGGGTGCACAAGGCGCTCGACCAGACCGGCGCCTTCCTCGGCCCGCTGGTGGTGGCCGCGGTGATCGCGTCCACCGGGCACACGTGGGCCGCCCTGGCCGTGCTCGCCGTACCCGGTGCCGTTGCGCTCGGGGTGCTCGCCTGGATGCACCGCCACGTCGGCGACCCGGTGCGCGGGCCGGCGCACGAGAGCCAGCGTCTCGAGGCGCTGCCGGGCACGTTCTACGTGTACGCCGTCGCCTGTGCCCTGACCACCGTCGGGCTGATGACCTTCGGCGTGATCTCCTTCCACCTCGTGCACGAGCACCTGGTCGGCTTCGCGCTGGTGCCCGTGGTCTACGCCGCCGCGATGGGCGCCGAGGCCGTCGCGTCCCTCGGGACCGGTTTCGCCTACGACCGGGTGGGGGCGGGCACCCTGCTGGTGCTGCCGGTCGTGGTCGCCGCGGTCCCGGTGCTGGTCTTCACCGACCGGGTCGGGCTGGCGGTGGGTGGCGTCCTGCTGTGGGGCCTGGCCACCGGGGTCCAGGACTCGACCGTCAAGGCGCTGGTCGCCGACCTCGTGCCGCAGGCCCGGCTGGGCACGGCGTACGGCGCGTTTGCGGCGTTCCAGGCCGTCGCGGCGCTCGGCGGCGGGGTGCTGGCCGGCTGGTTGTACGACGTGCAGCGCAGCGCGCTGATCGGCGTGATCGGCGCGGCGCAGGCCGTCGCCCTGGTGCTGCTGGTGGCGGTGCTGCGGCACCGCCGTCGCTTCGGAGGCTAG
- a CDS encoding PP2C family protein-serine/threonine phosphatase, translated as MTLRLQYAAISDVGRVRKDNQDSGYAGPWLLTVCDGVGGAARGDLASSTAIGQLRRIDQPPTDTADTEARLELVAGALHRASDRIGELVDEEPSLSGTSTTATVALFDGERLAMGHVGDSRAYLFRGHEISQLTHDHTFVQSLIDEGRINEVDARTHPHRNLILKALDGVHEVDADLFTVELVEHDRILLCSDGASGSLDDGRLADILATGSPDFAAVELVRASLEAGSTDNVTCIVADVVAATPDDEPAVPMVVGSAAELKRKPRTAGSFFRGHRAGDTGELDPVPGDLGVDLPPGTAYAFDSDPETARYAPRPPGSFVWVRRILVTLGILGLAWMAGVAAWSWSQHQYYVGEQGGVVTVFRGVNADVPGIDLSHAYESSNVRVDQLSTFNAGQVQQGIGASSLYDAERTVQRLAANQTPTTTGGG; from the coding sequence GTGACGCTCCGGCTGCAGTACGCCGCGATCTCCGACGTCGGGCGCGTGCGCAAGGACAACCAGGACTCCGGGTACGCCGGGCCCTGGCTGCTCACCGTGTGCGACGGCGTCGGCGGCGCTGCCCGCGGCGACCTGGCCTCGAGCACGGCGATCGGGCAGCTCCGCCGGATCGACCAGCCGCCCACGGACACCGCCGACACCGAGGCCCGCCTCGAGCTCGTCGCCGGTGCCCTGCACCGCGCCTCGGACCGGATCGGCGAGCTGGTCGACGAGGAGCCGTCCCTGAGCGGCACCAGCACCACCGCCACGGTCGCGCTCTTCGACGGTGAGCGGCTGGCGATGGGCCACGTCGGTGACAGCCGCGCCTACCTCTTCCGCGGGCACGAGATCAGCCAGCTCACCCACGACCACACGTTCGTCCAGAGCCTGATCGACGAGGGCCGGATCAACGAGGTCGACGCCCGCACCCACCCGCACCGCAACCTGATCCTGAAGGCCCTCGACGGGGTGCACGAGGTCGACGCCGACCTGTTCACCGTCGAGCTGGTCGAGCACGACCGGATCCTGCTGTGCAGCGACGGTGCCTCGGGCTCCCTCGACGACGGGCGGCTGGCCGACATCCTGGCCACCGGGTCCCCCGACTTCGCCGCCGTCGAGCTGGTCCGCGCCAGCCTCGAGGCCGGTAGCACCGACAACGTCACCTGCATCGTCGCCGACGTCGTGGCCGCCACGCCCGACGACGAGCCCGCCGTCCCGATGGTGGTCGGGTCCGCCGCCGAGCTCAAGCGCAAGCCCCGCACCGCCGGCTCGTTCTTCCGCGGCCACCGGGCCGGCGACACCGGCGAGCTCGACCCGGTCCCCGGTGACCTCGGCGTCGACCTGCCCCCCGGCACGGCGTACGCCTTCGACTCCGATCCCGAGACCGCCCGCTACGCACCGCGGCCGCCGGGCAGCTTCGTGTGGGTGCGTCGGATCCTCGTGACACTGGGCATCCTCGGCCTGGCCTGGATGGCCGGGGTGGCCGCCTGGAGCTGGAGCCAGCACCAGTACTACGTCGGCGAGCAGGGCGGCGTCGTCACCGTCTTCCGCGGCGTCAACGCCGACGTCCCCGGCATCGACCTCTCCCACGCCTATGAGTCCAGCAACGTCCGCGTCGACCAGCTGAGCACGTTCAACGCCGGCCAGGTCCAGCAGGGCATCGGCGCCAGCAGCCTGTACGACGCCGAGCGCACCGTGCAGCGGCTCGCCGCCAACCAGACGCCGACGACGACAGGCGGTGGCTGA
- a CDS encoding gamma-glutamyltransferase, producing MSALAVAAPSEAAADAARDVALAGGNAVDAALAAALVAMVNEVGIVSLSSGAFVTVQPAGTGTPYTVDGWMDMPGRGRDLQPSVATWDVTTEYGGGVDITIGPGSVAVHGSLAAFGEAHRRDGRLPWADVVAPALAVARTGFLLTSASRYYLDFVHDDIFGWDPASRAALHGPGGEVTTDPIVLPDLAASLEIVAGDGPDALHRGELADRIAADVLARGGILGAGDLAAYRPVVRPALVTRVGGWSLATTPPPSVGGVCLTAMLRLMDGRPHGDWESADVEHLVRVQRAVLGHRLEVLDRSTDLEAAAASYLALVDRDHVAVLESGSTAHVSATDRSGEACSVTFSSGYGSGMIAAGTGIWLNNCLGEQELNPRGLYGSAPGTRLLSNMAPTVARHDDGSTLAIGSPGADRITTAIVQALAGFTSGLPLQAAVDHPRVHVHRAGRPDEVVRRETGHTMYFGGVGATLCDARGQLSAAADPRREGACRVVER from the coding sequence ATGTCCGCCCTGGCCGTCGCCGCCCCCAGCGAGGCCGCGGCCGACGCCGCCCGGGACGTCGCCCTGGCGGGCGGGAACGCCGTCGACGCGGCGCTGGCCGCGGCGCTGGTCGCGATGGTCAACGAGGTGGGGATCGTCTCGCTGAGCTCGGGCGCCTTCGTGACCGTGCAGCCCGCCGGCACCGGTACGCCGTACACCGTGGACGGCTGGATGGACATGCCCGGCCGGGGCCGGGACCTCCAGCCGTCGGTCGCGACCTGGGACGTCACCACGGAGTACGGCGGCGGCGTCGACATCACGATCGGGCCGGGGTCGGTGGCGGTGCACGGATCGTTGGCGGCGTTCGGCGAGGCCCACCGCCGCGACGGCCGGCTGCCCTGGGCCGACGTCGTGGCACCGGCGCTGGCGGTCGCCCGCACGGGCTTCCTGCTCACCTCGGCGTCGCGCTACTACCTCGACTTCGTCCACGACGACATCTTCGGCTGGGACCCGGCCAGCCGGGCGGCCCTGCACGGACCCGGCGGCGAGGTGACGACGGATCCGATCGTGCTCCCGGACCTCGCGGCCTCCCTCGAGATCGTCGCGGGCGACGGACCGGACGCCCTGCACCGCGGCGAGCTGGCCGACCGGATCGCCGCCGACGTCCTGGCCCGCGGCGGGATCCTCGGCGCCGGGGACCTGGCCGCCTACCGGCCCGTGGTCCGACCGGCGCTGGTCACCCGGGTCGGCGGTTGGTCCCTGGCGACCACGCCTCCGCCCTCGGTCGGCGGGGTGTGCCTGACCGCCATGCTCCGGTTGATGGACGGTCGGCCGCACGGCGACTGGGAGTCCGCGGACGTCGAGCACCTGGTCCGGGTGCAGCGGGCCGTGCTCGGCCACCGCCTCGAGGTGCTCGACCGCAGCACCGACCTGGAGGCAGCGGCCGCGTCGTACCTCGCCCTCGTCGACCGCGACCACGTGGCGGTGCTCGAGTCGGGCTCCACAGCGCACGTCTCGGCCACCGACCGGTCGGGCGAGGCGTGCTCGGTGACCTTCTCCTCGGGCTACGGCTCGGGAATGATCGCCGCCGGCACCGGCATCTGGCTCAACAACTGCCTCGGCGAGCAGGAGCTCAACCCGCGCGGGCTCTACGGCTCGGCGCCGGGCACCCGGCTGCTGTCCAACATGGCGCCGACGGTGGCCCGGCACGACGACGGGTCGACGCTGGCGATCGGGTCGCCCGGTGCGGACCGGATCACCACCGCGATCGTGCAGGCCCTGGCCGGCTTCACCAGCGGGCTCCCGCTGCAGGCGGCGGTGGACCATCCGCGGGTCCACGTGCACCGCGCCGGCCGGCCCGACGAGGTGGTCCGCCGCGAGACCGGCCACACGATGTACTTCGGGGGCGTCGGGGCCACCCTGTGCGACGCCCGGGGGCAGCTCAGCGCCGCCGCCGACCCGCGACGCGAGGGTGCCTGCCGCGTGGTCGAGCGGTAG
- a CDS encoding FHA domain-containing protein FhaB/FipA: protein MSELTLFLIKISYLAILWIFVLSAISVVRSDMFGARVPQGGTREAAAPKARRQPKPKARKGSPTHVLVVDGANQGERAELSEAPILIGRGSDAAIRLDDDYVSTRHARIASSGDQWFVEDLGSTNGTYIGSARITQPTTLTLGTQVRIGKTLLELRK from the coding sequence ATGTCTGAGCTGACCCTGTTCCTGATCAAGATCTCCTACCTGGCGATCCTCTGGATCTTCGTGCTGTCGGCGATCTCGGTGGTCCGCTCGGACATGTTCGGCGCGCGGGTCCCCCAGGGCGGCACCCGTGAGGCCGCGGCCCCCAAGGCCCGGCGCCAGCCCAAGCCCAAGGCCCGCAAGGGCTCCCCGACCCACGTGCTCGTGGTGGACGGCGCCAACCAGGGCGAGCGGGCCGAGCTCTCCGAGGCCCCGATCCTGATCGGCCGGGGCAGCGACGCGGCGATCCGCCTCGACGACGACTACGTCTCCACGCGGCACGCCCGGATCGCCTCCAGCGGCGACCAGTGGTTCGTGGAGGACCTCGGCTCGACCAACGGCACCTACATCGGCAGCGCCCGGATCACCCAGCCGACCACGCTGACCCTGGGCACCCAGGTGCGGATCGGCAAGACGCTCCTGGAGCTGCGCAAGTGA
- a CDS encoding nitronate monooxygenase codes for MTADLLTGWGVSVPVLAAPMSGGATTPDLVAAAASVGSLGFLAGGYLTGAALAEQLDAVAVGGGTIGVNLFAPHPMPVDRAAYRRYRDLLHAEADRYGVALPEEPLEDDDHWRDKIDLLLERPPACASFTFGIPEPDLVARLQRAGTVVAQTVTSPAEARRAADAGVDALVVQGADAGGHSATLTPEQPPERMPLADLVARVTGSVDLPCLATGGIATPSAAAATLAAGAVAVLAGTALLLAPEAGTSPTHRAALLRRDRETVVTRAFSGRPARGLRNRFIDEYDARAPLGYPAVHHLTIGLRRAAAAAGDPDLVHLWAGTGYRSADERPAAETLLALAADL; via the coding sequence ATGACCGCGGACCTGTTGACCGGGTGGGGCGTCAGCGTGCCGGTCCTGGCGGCCCCGATGTCCGGGGGCGCGACCACGCCGGACCTGGTGGCCGCGGCCGCCTCCGTGGGGAGCCTCGGCTTCCTCGCCGGCGGTTACCTGACCGGCGCGGCACTCGCCGAGCAGCTGGATGCGGTGGCTGTCGGCGGCGGGACCATCGGAGTCAACCTGTTCGCGCCCCATCCGATGCCGGTCGACCGGGCCGCCTACCGGCGCTACCGCGACCTGCTCCACGCCGAGGCCGACCGCTACGGCGTCGCCCTGCCCGAGGAGCCGCTCGAGGACGACGACCACTGGCGCGACAAGATCGACCTGCTCCTGGAGCGGCCGCCGGCGTGCGCGTCGTTCACCTTCGGCATCCCGGAGCCGGACCTGGTCGCCCGGCTGCAGCGCGCGGGCACCGTCGTGGCGCAGACGGTCACGTCACCGGCCGAGGCGCGGCGGGCCGCCGACGCGGGCGTCGACGCGCTCGTGGTCCAGGGCGCCGACGCCGGGGGTCACTCGGCCACCCTCACCCCCGAGCAGCCACCCGAGCGGATGCCCCTCGCCGACCTGGTCGCGCGGGTCACCGGCAGCGTCGACCTGCCCTGCCTGGCGACCGGCGGCATCGCCACCCCGTCCGCGGCAGCGGCGACCCTGGCAGCCGGGGCGGTGGCCGTGCTCGCCGGCACCGCGCTCCTCCTGGCTCCCGAGGCCGGCACCTCGCCCACCCACCGGGCGGCGCTGCTCCGGCGCGACCGCGAGACGGTCGTGACCCGGGCGTTCTCCGGTCGGCCCGCCCGAGGTCTGCGCAACCGCTTCATCGACGAGTACGACGCCCGCGCACCGCTCGGCTACCCGGCGGTCCACCACCTGACCATCGGTCTGCGCCGGGCGGCCGCGGCGGCCGGTGATCCGGACCTCGTGCACCTCTGGGCCGGCACCGGCTACCGCTCGGCCGACGAGCGACCTGCGGCCGAGACGCTCCTGGCGCTGGCCGCCGACCTCTAG